In one Bacteroidales bacterium genomic region, the following are encoded:
- a CDS encoding PQQ-binding-like beta-propeller repeat protein, protein MSQDILKNTWGSNRFWNRVAVVAGVFALLVGVLMIANYIQFKKADPVNMPVINSLVERLNENPADSSLRTQIRTLDLLSRKAYFTSQWQIRTGGYMLLAALALMIIAMQVIEYRKKINPMPGAENTDETLLQNRKARKWIVISGAAILVATIFFGFLTKNDLTERLGMMNRGSEASLVRDLESGEIQVNNLDLSDSTASVAEQTANDTSGILPSTAEKTTSENPTPTAINDNFPNFRGNAGVSTKKNIPVKWDGASGTNVLWKTAIPLAGNNSPIIWGDNIYVTGSSTEKQEIYAFNRNSGELLWSVRVGNGTKKPKVNEETGYAAPTAVADANGVYAIFATGDIAGVSPDGKKMWERDLGLPENHYGHASSLAYANGNIIVQFDQRSSQKIMALSAENGATVWSTGRTVKTSWSSPIVAGTPGGNLVLTVAEPYMVAYNPANGKELWKIECISGEVGPSPAYSNGIVFSVNDYSKVTAIKIGDQPSVLWETDEYLSDIPSPAANDKYLFLATSYGTMVCYDAVTGEKYWEKDFGKNIYASPMIVENRVYVSDISGVMHIFAADKEFKPIAESKLGEFIAATPAFTNGRIYLRGEATLYCIGK, encoded by the coding sequence ATGAGCCAGGATATATTAAAAAATACATGGGGTAGCAACCGGTTTTGGAACAGGGTTGCTGTTGTGGCCGGGGTGTTTGCCTTGCTGGTCGGCGTTCTCATGATTGCCAACTATATCCAGTTCAAAAAGGCGGATCCTGTGAATATGCCTGTGATCAATTCGCTTGTTGAGCGGTTGAATGAAAACCCTGCTGATTCATCTCTCCGGACACAGATCCGCACACTTGACCTGTTATCACGCAAGGCTTATTTCACAAGTCAATGGCAGATCCGAACAGGTGGATACATGTTATTGGCTGCGCTGGCGCTCATGATCATAGCCATGCAGGTTATTGAATACCGGAAAAAAATTAATCCCATGCCGGGTGCGGAAAACACTGATGAAACTCTTTTACAGAATCGCAAAGCCCGGAAATGGATTGTAATCAGCGGTGCAGCTATATTAGTCGCAACAATATTTTTTGGTTTCCTGACAAAAAATGACCTTACTGAACGCCTCGGTATGATGAACAGAGGATCTGAGGCTTCATTGGTCCGGGACCTTGAATCAGGAGAGATACAGGTTAATAATCTTGATTTGTCGGATTCGACGGCAAGTGTTGCAGAACAGACTGCCAACGATACTTCAGGGATTTTGCCGTCAACTGCTGAAAAGACAACTTCTGAAAATCCCACACCTACAGCTATAAATGATAACTTTCCCAATTTCAGGGGAAATGCCGGCGTGTCCACGAAGAAAAACATACCGGTGAAATGGGATGGTGCTTCGGGCACAAATGTATTGTGGAAAACTGCCATACCTCTTGCAGGAAACAACTCACCTATAATATGGGGGGATAATATTTATGTTACCGGCTCAAGTACGGAAAAGCAGGAAATATATGCCTTTAACCGCAATAGCGGAGAATTATTATGGTCGGTCAGAGTTGGCAACGGCACCAAAAAGCCAAAAGTGAACGAGGAAACCGGTTATGCAGCACCTACAGCTGTTGCCGACGCCAATGGCGTGTATGCGATTTTTGCCACCGGTGATATTGCAGGAGTAAGTCCGGATGGAAAAAAGATGTGGGAACGGGATCTTGGGTTACCTGAAAATCATTACGGCCATGCTTCTTCGCTGGCCTATGCCAATGGGAATATCATCGTGCAGTTTGATCAGCGTTCATCACAAAAAATAATGGCCCTGTCGGCAGAAAACGGAGCTACAGTTTGGAGCACCGGCCGGACTGTGAAGACATCATGGTCATCACCCATAGTTGCCGGTACTCCCGGTGGAAACCTTGTTCTGACCGTGGCTGAGCCCTATATGGTGGCATACAATCCGGCTAATGGGAAGGAATTATGGAAAATCGAATGCATTTCAGGTGAGGTAGGCCCGTCACCGGCATATTCAAATGGTATTGTATTCTCGGTGAATGATTATTCCAAAGTAACCGCTATAAAAATCGGCGATCAGCCATCCGTTTTGTGGGAAACCGATGAATATTTATCAGACATTCCAAGTCCTGCAGCAAACGATAAGTATTTGTTCCTTGCCACAAGCTACGGAACCATGGTTTGCTATGATGCAGTCACCGGAGAAAAATACTGGGAAAAGGATTTCGGTAAAAACATTTATGCCTCACCGATGATTGTTGAAAACAGAGTATATGTAAGTGATATTTCTGGTGTTATGCACATTTTCGCTGCTGATAAGGAATTCAAGCCAATTGCTGAATCAAAGCTTGGAGAATTCATAGCTGCAACTCCTGCATTTACCAACGGAAGAATTTACCTGAGGGGCGAGGCCACTCTTTATTGTATAGGAAAATGA
- a CDS encoding PQQ-binding-like beta-propeller repeat protein translates to MKKTFLFLTLSILVLTVKSQDISEFREDNRTGVSSETGLLKTWPAEGPKLLWTNTELKTGYSSVSFGNGLIYITGTDGQNDILYALDMTGKMKWQAVMGRAWNESYPESRATPTVQGKMVYTCSGYGDLACIDGTTGKVLWSYKGSELNRGTYGRWGIAESLVIDGDKLYYSPGGPETATIALNKGTGAIIWKSKSLGDKPGYVSPILVQYAGYKMLVNVTLGNIYAVNTANGDILWKVPHQQSSDPNMRKFELIKCTTPLYNDGMVYVTGGYDTGGMMVKIADDGKSASVVWTDATLDDHHGGVVLINGYIYGSNWVNNGNGNWCCIDWNTGKTMWEQKWNNKGSLIAAEGMLYIYDEKGGNVGLVKAAPEKFNLVSSFKVTQGNVGPFWAHPVIHNGILYLRHNNALMAYDIKAK, encoded by the coding sequence ATGAAAAAAACATTCCTGTTTCTTACCCTGTCGATATTGGTTTTAACAGTCAAATCGCAGGATATCAGTGAATTTCGTGAAGATAATCGCACAGGCGTTTCATCTGAAACCGGTTTATTAAAAACCTGGCCGGCTGAAGGACCTAAGCTTTTGTGGACCAACACTGAATTAAAAACCGGTTACTCTTCAGTTTCCTTTGGAAATGGTTTGATTTATATCACCGGTACCGACGGACAAAACGATATCCTGTATGCCCTGGATATGACAGGGAAAATGAAATGGCAGGCAGTTATGGGACGGGCATGGAATGAATCATATCCCGAGAGTCGCGCCACTCCTACCGTTCAGGGAAAAATGGTATATACCTGCAGCGGATATGGTGATCTGGCCTGTATTGACGGCACAACCGGTAAAGTATTATGGTCATATAAAGGCAGTGAATTGAACCGTGGAACTTATGGCAGATGGGGAATCGCCGAATCACTGGTGATTGACGGTGACAAGCTTTACTATTCACCCGGAGGTCCTGAAACAGCTACCATTGCCCTGAATAAAGGAACCGGTGCCATTATCTGGAAATCGAAAAGCCTTGGCGACAAACCCGGTTATGTTTCACCTATCCTTGTGCAGTACGCCGGTTATAAAATGCTCGTTAATGTTACGCTGGGTAATATATATGCTGTGAATACGGCAAACGGCGATATTTTATGGAAAGTCCCGCACCAGCAATCGAGTGACCCGAATATGAGAAAATTTGAACTGATCAAATGCACCACTCCCCTGTATAATGACGGCATGGTTTACGTAACCGGGGGATATGATACCGGTGGAATGATGGTGAAAATAGCTGACGATGGCAAAAGTGCAAGCGTTGTGTGGACAGACGCAACCCTTGACGACCATCACGGTGGTGTGGTATTAATCAACGGCTATATTTACGGTTCAAACTGGGTAAATAATGGCAACGGTAACTGGTGCTGCATTGATTGGAATACCGGGAAGACCATGTGGGAGCAGAAATGGAACAACAAAGGTTCACTGATTGCGGCTGAAGGCATGTTATATATATATGATGAAAAGGGAGGTAACGTGGGCCTTGTGAAGGCAGCACCTGAAAAGTTCAACCTCGTAAGCAGTTTCAAGGTTACCCAGGGTAACGTGGGTCCTTTCTGGGCTCATCCTGTGATTCACAACGGCATATTATACCTCAGGCATAACAACGCGCTCATGGCCTATGATATAAAGGCAAAATAA
- a CDS encoding NAD(P)H-dependent oxidoreductase subunit E, with translation MTEDINNKVDQLTGKIGNTPDKVIPILQAIQKEFNHLPEEALKRVYETTSITPSSIHGIASFYSQFRLKPVGRHIIKVCIGTACHVKGAGLVYDAFRRTLHLEKNEDTDTGKLFTLEKVACLGCCTLAPVVQIDDITYGHVSSGQVEEVIHNFLNRETPSVVIPSAHSLKPERLQGEIRIGLGSCCIASGSQAVKTALEETLQQHNIQVDVKQVGCVGICNQVPILEIHKEGEAPAVYAKIKPEEVREVIKSHFKPANMMDKARSGIYNFFDSMVNAEIPKTFTYFDPGNKETLFSQFLESQISIATEYRGELKPGDIKEYRNKGGFRALEKCLRDHNPSEVIEIISNSGLRGRGGAGFPSAIKWKLVSDAVSDIKYMICNGDEGDPGAFMDRMLLESYPFRIIEGMMIAAYAAGAGKGIFYIRAEYPLAVKRIREAIEICYQEGILGNTVLNSAFSFSISIFEGAGAFVCGEETALIASIEGKRGLPTMRPPYPAEKGLWGKPTLINNVETLSLVPWIIRKGYEAFSNTGTENSKGTKVFALAGKVNRGGLIEVPMGITIRQIVEGIGGGVANGRKFKAIQIGGPSGGCIPASMADIPIDYASLKEAGAMMGSGGLIVLDDTDCMVDIARYFLSFTQNQSCGRCTFCRIGTTRMLQILEKICTGKGTEADINLLEELGQSTKSGSMCGLGKSAPNPVLTTIRYFREEYMAHIQGHCPTGKCKDLIKYTVTDECIGCTKCAQRCPSDAIEAKPYEVHYIDNEKCIKCDICRGICPVTAIITQ, from the coding sequence ATGACGGAGGATATAAACAATAAAGTGGATCAGCTGACCGGCAAAATCGGGAATACTCCCGATAAAGTAATTCCCATACTCCAGGCCATCCAGAAGGAATTTAACCATCTGCCGGAAGAGGCGTTGAAAAGGGTTTATGAGACCACTTCCATAACGCCCTCATCGATTCACGGTATTGCCAGTTTCTATTCACAGTTCAGGCTGAAACCGGTTGGAAGGCATATTATCAAAGTCTGTATAGGCACCGCCTGCCATGTAAAAGGGGCGGGTCTCGTTTACGATGCATTCAGAAGGACCCTGCATCTCGAAAAGAATGAAGATACCGATACCGGCAAATTGTTTACACTCGAAAAAGTAGCCTGCCTGGGATGCTGCACCCTGGCCCCGGTAGTGCAGATTGATGATATAACATATGGTCATGTGAGTTCAGGGCAGGTGGAAGAGGTCATCCATAACTTTCTTAATCGTGAAACCCCTTCGGTTGTCATCCCTTCGGCTCATTCGCTGAAGCCTGAACGTTTGCAAGGTGAGATTCGCATAGGATTAGGATCGTGCTGCATTGCCAGTGGGAGCCAGGCTGTTAAAACAGCCCTTGAAGAAACCCTTCAACAGCATAATATCCAGGTGGATGTGAAACAGGTAGGCTGTGTAGGAATTTGCAACCAGGTGCCCATTCTTGAAATTCACAAAGAAGGAGAAGCGCCGGCAGTATATGCCAAAATTAAACCTGAAGAAGTGCGCGAGGTAATCAAAAGCCACTTCAAACCGGCTAATATGATGGATAAAGCCAGGTCAGGGATTTATAATTTCTTTGATTCGATGGTGAATGCTGAAATTCCCAAAACATTCACCTACTTTGATCCGGGAAACAAAGAAACCTTGTTTTCTCAGTTTCTTGAATCACAAATCAGCATTGCCACAGAGTACCGGGGTGAGCTGAAACCCGGTGATATTAAAGAATACAGGAATAAAGGAGGTTTCAGGGCACTTGAAAAATGCCTGCGGGATCACAACCCTTCCGAAGTAATTGAAATCATTTCAAACAGTGGCCTGAGAGGCAGAGGGGGAGCCGGTTTCCCTTCCGCCATAAAGTGGAAACTTGTCAGTGATGCCGTTTCTGATATAAAGTATATGATCTGTAACGGTGATGAGGGCGACCCGGGAGCATTTATGGACCGGATGTTGCTTGAATCCTATCCATTCCGTATTATTGAAGGAATGATGATTGCCGCATATGCTGCCGGTGCGGGTAAAGGAATTTTCTATATCAGGGCTGAATATCCCCTGGCTGTGAAAAGAATACGTGAAGCGATTGAGATTTGCTACCAGGAAGGTATTTTAGGAAATACTGTCCTGAACAGTGCATTCAGTTTTTCAATCAGCATTTTTGAAGGTGCCGGTGCGTTTGTATGTGGTGAAGAAACGGCGCTGATTGCCTCAATTGAAGGCAAAAGGGGTCTTCCTACTATGCGGCCGCCCTACCCTGCCGAGAAAGGATTATGGGGAAAACCAACCCTTATCAACAATGTGGAAACTCTGTCGCTTGTGCCCTGGATCATCAGAAAAGGATACGAGGCATTCAGCAATACCGGCACTGAAAACAGCAAGGGTACCAAAGTATTCGCGCTGGCCGGAAAAGTAAATCGCGGCGGCCTTATCGAAGTCCCCATGGGCATCACGATCCGCCAGATTGTAGAAGGTATCGGAGGAGGTGTGGCCAATGGCAGAAAATTCAAAGCCATTCAGATCGGCGGGCCATCGGGAGGATGTATCCCGGCTTCAATGGCTGATATTCCCATTGACTATGCTTCATTGAAAGAAGCCGGCGCCATGATGGGCTCGGGAGGCCTTATCGTTCTGGATGATACCGATTGTATGGTCGACATTGCCCGGTACTTTTTGTCGTTCACCCAGAACCAGTCGTGCGGCCGCTGCACATTCTGCCGTATCGGCACCACGCGGATGCTGCAAATCCTTGAAAAGATCTGCACAGGTAAGGGTACAGAAGCCGATATCAACCTTCTTGAAGAACTGGGACAGAGTACCAAATCAGGAAGTATGTGCGGACTCGGAAAATCAGCCCCCAACCCGGTTCTCACCACCATAAGGTATTTCAGGGAAGAATACATGGCCCATATACAGGGTCATTGTCCGACCGGCAAATGCAAAGATCTTATTAAGTATACAGTGACGGATGAATGCATCGGTTGCACCAAATGTGCCCAGCGGTGTCCTTCGGATGCCATTGAAGCGAAGCCTTATGAAGTACACTATATTGATAATGAAAAATGCATCAAATGCGATATATGCCGCGGCATATGTCCGGTAACCGCAATAATTACACAATAG
- a CDS encoding PQQ-binding-like beta-propeller repeat protein, with amino-acid sequence MIKRGEKYFIYLIILFFSGLFLFWFLHNPVRSFAESVPGLDNRPVKATRGDSTIIGEFFNRLDSTTAITGLSGQWPNFRGKNFDNIYRENIRLIDKWPSEGPRILWEKDLGEGHAAAAIFNGRVYVLDYDERKERDILHCYALTNGTELWRRGYNVKIKRNHGMSRTIPAVNEKYVVTIGPRCHVMCCDAITGDLKWGIDLVRDYNASEPLWYTGQCPIMDQNVAVIAVGGKSLLMGVDCETGKVVWQTPNPDSLKMSHSSVVPMTIAGKRMYVYNALGGLCGISAEESDRGRLLWMTKDFSPNVIAPSPLYVGQNRIFVTAGYGAGAALFRISSNRGSFGAETLQKYKPSEGMASEQQTPVFKDGFVFNIQTKDAGATRNQFVCASPDDFRKLLWTSPAGERFGLGPYMVADNKFFILNDEGEVTIARYSTKKFEVLDKARVVEGQDAWGPFAIADGMLILRSSKKMVCVDIKAKP; translated from the coding sequence ATGATTAAGCGAGGAGAGAAATATTTTATTTATTTAATTATTCTGTTTTTCAGCGGTCTGTTCCTGTTCTGGTTTTTACATAATCCAGTCAGATCGTTTGCTGAAAGTGTGCCAGGCTTAGATAACAGGCCTGTTAAAGCAACAAGGGGCGATTCAACAATCATCGGGGAATTCTTTAACCGTCTTGACAGTACAACCGCTATAACGGGTCTTTCAGGACAATGGCCCAATTTCAGGGGTAAAAACTTTGATAACATTTACAGGGAAAACATAAGACTGATCGATAAATGGCCTTCAGAAGGCCCGCGCATACTATGGGAGAAGGACCTTGGTGAAGGCCATGCGGCAGCTGCAATTTTCAACGGAAGAGTTTATGTGCTCGACTACGATGAACGCAAAGAAAGAGACATCCTGCATTGCTATGCATTGACAAATGGCACAGAGCTCTGGCGGCGCGGTTACAATGTTAAAATTAAAAGGAACCACGGCATGTCCAGAACGATTCCGGCCGTTAATGAAAAATATGTTGTGACTATCGGCCCCCGCTGCCATGTCATGTGCTGTGATGCCATTACAGGTGACCTAAAATGGGGAATCGACCTGGTAAGAGATTATAATGCTTCTGAGCCACTTTGGTATACAGGGCAATGCCCGATTATGGATCAGAATGTGGCCGTCATTGCCGTTGGCGGCAAATCGCTGTTAATGGGAGTTGATTGCGAAACTGGTAAAGTAGTATGGCAGACTCCGAATCCTGACAGCCTCAAAATGTCGCACTCATCGGTTGTACCCATGACAATTGCCGGAAAGCGGATGTATGTTTACAATGCATTGGGCGGTCTGTGCGGCATTTCAGCTGAAGAAAGTGATCGTGGCAGGCTGTTGTGGATGACAAAAGATTTCAGTCCGAATGTGATTGCTCCCTCTCCGCTGTATGTGGGGCAAAACAGGATCTTTGTCACGGCAGGATATGGAGCCGGCGCTGCCCTATTCAGGATCAGCAGTAATAGAGGCAGTTTTGGAGCAGAAACATTACAGAAGTACAAACCGTCAGAAGGTATGGCTTCTGAACAGCAGACGCCTGTCTTTAAAGACGGATTTGTTTTTAATATACAAACCAAAGACGCCGGGGCAACCAGGAATCAGTTTGTTTGCGCTTCGCCTGATGATTTTAGAAAACTTTTGTGGACAAGCCCTGCCGGCGAACGATTCGGATTAGGCCCCTATATGGTGGCCGATAACAAGTTCTTCATCCTGAATGATGAAGGAGAGGTGACAATCGCCAGGTACAGCACAAAGAAATTTGAGGTACTTGACAAAGCACGTGTCGTTGAAGGTCAGGATGCCTGGGGACCTTTTGCCATTGCTGACGGAATGCTTATTTTGCGCAGTTCAAAGAAAATGGTATGTGTCGATATAAAAGCTAAACCCTGA
- a CDS encoding PQQ-binding-like beta-propeller repeat protein, with translation MKTIKLTTLIITGLFVYTGLFAQVTSQWRGENRDGIYKGTNLMTKWPEKGPSLLWSVENIGEGYSCPVAKDEFVVVNGSISGTGFLFTFNTKGELLWKSPYGPEYPQNDTSSEKYSGPRSTPTIAGDLVYICSGMGRVSCFDLRKGSEVWSVDMMSQFNGLMHAAGYGESLLVDGDVVYCHPGGTENNVAALNRLTGKTIWTSKGTGDSVSFCSPVVVNLPGRKVIVTLTHKYFSGIDAATGELLWSREQNQVLYNNQFATPVCSDGCIYYISESGSRLTKLELAADGKSVQEKWRLNNVRSGLHSPVKMNDMLYYSDVRQKIRGIDINSGKVTDSLRVFRGPVLAADNKLFSYSENGTVSLISLEGSKMSLISSFKIEKGTREHLATPFIDKGVMYIRHGDALMAYDISND, from the coding sequence ATGAAAACCATCAAGCTAACCACACTGATTATTACAGGTCTTTTTGTTTATACAGGTTTATTTGCCCAGGTTACCAGCCAGTGGCGGGGTGAAAACCGTGACGGAATCTACAAAGGCACAAACCTGATGACAAAGTGGCCTGAAAAAGGACCTTCCCTGTTATGGTCGGTTGAGAATATCGGTGAAGGGTACAGCTGCCCGGTAGCCAAAGACGAGTTCGTGGTGGTAAACGGTTCGATAAGCGGCACTGGTTTTCTTTTTACATTCAATACTAAAGGAGAATTGCTGTGGAAATCACCCTATGGCCCTGAATACCCCCAGAATGACACTTCGAGTGAGAAATACTCCGGACCACGTTCTACACCTACAATCGCAGGTGACCTGGTATATATCTGCTCAGGTATGGGAAGAGTTAGTTGTTTTGATCTGAGAAAGGGTTCAGAGGTGTGGTCGGTGGATATGATGAGCCAGTTCAACGGTCTCATGCATGCTGCAGGTTATGGCGAATCACTGCTTGTGGACGGAGATGTGGTATACTGCCACCCCGGTGGAACTGAAAACAATGTGGCTGCTTTAAACCGTTTAACCGGAAAAACAATATGGACATCAAAGGGAACGGGTGATTCTGTATCTTTTTGTTCACCTGTTGTTGTCAATTTACCCGGAAGAAAAGTAATTGTAACTCTTACACATAAGTATTTTTCAGGAATTGATGCTGCTACCGGTGAACTGCTCTGGAGCCGTGAGCAAAACCAGGTTCTGTATAATAATCAATTTGCCACGCCCGTCTGTTCTGATGGTTGCATATACTACATTTCAGAAAGCGGAAGCCGGCTTACAAAGCTTGAACTGGCAGCCGACGGTAAAAGCGTACAGGAGAAATGGCGCCTAAACAATGTGAGAAGCGGGCTTCATAGTCCGGTAAAGATGAATGATATGCTCTATTACAGCGATGTACGGCAAAAGATCAGGGGAATCGATATCAACAGCGGCAAAGTGACCGATTCATTGCGTGTTTTCAGGGGACCGGTTTTGGCAGCTGATAATAAGCTGTTCAGCTATTCCGAAAACGGAACGGTTAGCCTGATCAGCCTTGAAGGTTCCAAAATGAGTCTGATAAGCAGTTTTAAGATTGAAAAGGGAACCAGGGAGCATCTTGCCACGCCCTTTATTGACAAAGGCGTGATGTATATCCGGCACGGCGATGCCCTGATGGCTTATGATATTTCAAATGATTAA
- a CDS encoding 2Fe-2S iron-sulfur cluster-binding protein, producing MIRLKIDHIEIQAEEGISILEAAGRAGIHIPSMCYLKGYGNHPSCMVCVVKDNKTKSIVPSCAVTVADGMDISAGDEDVKTTRRQALELLLSDHSGDCEAPCSLGCPAGMNIPLMNRLIAEGRFTEALTVVKEDIALPYVLGYICPAPCEKACRRKQADEAVSVCTLKRFTAATGKDLVAESISNKRNEKEFNSGKKVAVIGSGPAGLSTAYYLLRLGHSCDIFEKSALTGGTLRYVISEEILPKEIIDHEVTILMSMGATLYCNTLITPEYFDTRIRGTYDAIVLATGDIKTETILRDVVTTNNTGFEVNEKNMSASVPGIFVCGSAVRPHKMAVRSGAQGKTAAMAVHQYLQGESYDKPGKMFNSRFDRLLPEEIEEYLKEASRISRLETNADLKTGFTASNATREALRCMHCDCRKQDSCLLRMHADAYQVDRKKFMAGDRKIMTKQVQHDLLVYEPEKCIKCGLCVDISVHEGEKFGLAFEGRGFDVVITPSLGKSFNESLSHAAAKCAVSCPTGALSMKE from the coding sequence ATGATCCGTCTGAAGATAGACCATATTGAAATACAGGCAGAGGAAGGTATTTCCATTCTTGAAGCAGCCGGGAGAGCCGGGATTCATATTCCCTCCATGTGTTATCTTAAGGGATATGGAAATCACCCTTCGTGCATGGTGTGTGTGGTGAAGGACAATAAAACGAAGTCCATTGTACCCTCTTGTGCTGTAACTGTAGCTGACGGCATGGATATATCGGCCGGTGATGAGGATGTAAAAACAACCCGGCGCCAGGCCCTTGAACTGCTATTAAGCGATCATTCGGGCGATTGTGAAGCGCCATGTAGTCTCGGATGTCCCGCAGGCATGAATATTCCCCTGATGAACCGGCTAATTGCTGAAGGCCGTTTTACCGAAGCGCTTACCGTAGTAAAAGAAGATATTGCCCTGCCTTATGTGCTGGGTTATATATGCCCGGCGCCCTGTGAGAAAGCCTGCAGGCGGAAACAAGCTGATGAAGCCGTTTCCGTTTGTACCTTAAAAAGATTTACAGCGGCAACAGGAAAAGATCTTGTTGCAGAATCTATATCAAACAAGCGAAACGAAAAGGAATTTAATTCAGGCAAAAAAGTAGCCGTGATAGGAAGCGGGCCAGCCGGATTATCCACGGCGTATTACCTGTTGCGACTGGGCCATTCATGCGACATTTTTGAGAAATCAGCACTGACGGGAGGAACCCTGAGATATGTTATTTCAGAAGAAATCCTTCCTAAAGAAATCATTGATCATGAGGTAACCATTCTGATGTCAATGGGAGCCACTCTATATTGCAATACCCTGATTACCCCGGAATATTTTGATACCCGTATCCGGGGAACCTATGATGCCATCGTGCTGGCCACCGGAGATATAAAAACGGAAACAATACTGAGAGACGTTGTAACCACGAATAACACAGGGTTTGAAGTAAACGAAAAAAATATGTCGGCTTCAGTACCCGGTATTTTTGTTTGCGGAAGTGCTGTAAGGCCTCACAAAATGGCAGTACGATCAGGGGCACAGGGTAAAACTGCTGCTATGGCTGTGCATCAATATCTTCAAGGGGAATCCTATGATAAACCCGGGAAAATGTTCAATTCGAGATTTGACCGGTTGTTGCCTGAAGAAATAGAAGAGTATTTGAAAGAAGCAAGCAGAATATCCCGCCTTGAAACCAATGCTGACCTCAAAACTGGTTTTACTGCTTCTAACGCCACAAGAGAAGCACTGCGTTGCATGCATTGCGACTGCCGCAAACAGGATAGCTGCCTGCTCCGTATGCATGCTGATGCATACCAGGTCGACCGCAAAAAATTTATGGCAGGCGATCGTAAAATCATGACCAAACAGGTTCAGCATGATCTTCTTGTTTATGAACCCGAAAAGTGCATCAAATGTGGGCTTTGTGTGGATATAAGCGTGCATGAAGGGGAAAAATTCGGCTTAGCCTTTGAAGGGCGGGGATTTGATGTGGTCATTACGCCATCGCTGGGCAAAAGTTTTAATGAAAGTCTTTCGCATGCGGCTGCAAAATGCGCTGTATCTTGTCCAACCGGGGCGCTTTCAATGAAGGAATGA
- a CDS encoding 4Fe-4S binding protein: MKHKIKYFFLILVLSVSTFDIIAQRFPAPEFEGDYKIPQTQISKVQPVFFEYLDIAVFLATLSVITWVIIKKRSRKAVFWISVFSLLYFGFYRNGCICPVGSLQNVSMALFHPEYTIPVTAIIFFIAPLGFTLFFGRTFCAGVCPLGAIQDIIALRPVSLKPWIRYVFGLIPFIYLGLAVLYAATGTDFIICRYDPFVEFFRHSGSSLIFGIGGILLVTGIFVARPYCRFFCPYGVLLNLVSRVSRRHLSIANGKCVNCRLCESACPFDAIDKPTGLESKKDNRGLVKKMMIYGLITPVLILVTGWSVSRFHGELAHVNFKVRLAEEMMTIDKNINNATLPDEIKAFQSSGSVVENLYREAASIVYRFYVGSWILGGFIGLVFGLTLARLTIFRYRDEYLTNKGNCYSCVRCVPYCPIK, from the coding sequence ATGAAGCATAAAATCAAATACTTCTTCCTGATACTGGTTCTTTCCGTTTCAACCTTTGATATTATCGCGCAACGTTTCCCTGCGCCGGAATTCGAAGGTGACTACAAAATTCCTCAAACACAGATCTCAAAGGTACAGCCAGTATTCTTTGAATACCTGGATATAGCAGTATTCCTTGCCACGCTCTCAGTCATCACGTGGGTCATTATTAAAAAGCGGTCCAGAAAGGCGGTATTCTGGATTTCGGTCTTCAGTCTTCTCTATTTCGGTTTTTACAGGAACGGCTGCATTTGTCCTGTTGGTTCATTGCAAAACGTCAGTATGGCCCTCTTTCATCCCGAATATACCATACCGGTTACTGCCATCATATTCTTCATTGCACCGCTGGGCTTTACGTTGTTTTTCGGAAGAACATTCTGCGCCGGGGTTTGTCCCCTTGGTGCCATCCAGGATATCATCGCGCTGCGGCCTGTAAGCCTTAAGCCATGGATCCGATATGTATTTGGTCTGATTCCGTTTATTTACCTGGGGCTTGCCGTTTTGTATGCAGCTACAGGCACCGATTTCATCATTTGCCGCTATGATCCGTTTGTTGAATTTTTCAGGCACAGCGGTTCTTCTTTGATTTTTGGAATAGGCGGAATATTGCTCGTAACGGGCATTTTTGTAGCACGTCCCTATTGCCGGTTCTTTTGCCCATACGGAGTTCTGCTCAACCTTGTAAGCCGTGTTTCGCGCCGGCATCTGTCAATTGCCAACGGAAAATGCGTCAATTGCCGTCTTTGTGAATCGGCATGCCCCTTCGATGCTATTGATAAACCTACGGGGCTTGAAAGTAAAAAAGACAACCGCGGTCTTGTAAAGAAGATGATGATTTACGGATTAATTACACCGGTGCTCATTTTAGTGACTGGCTGGTCGGTATCAAGGTTTCATGGTGAACTGGCGCATGTAAATTTCAAAGTAAGGCTGGCAGAAGAAATGATGACCATTGATAAAAATATAAACAATGCCACCCTGCCAGATGAAATCAAAGCTTTTCAATCATCAGGATCTGTGGTTGAAAATCTTTATAGAGAAGCTGCATCCATAGTATACAGGTTTTACGTGGGCAGCTGGATCCTTGGCGGTTTCATCGGGCTTGTGTTCGGTCTTACATTAGCCCGGCTGACCATTTTCAGGTACAGGGATGAATACCTGACCAATAAGGGAAACTGTTACAGTTGTGTGAGGTGTGTGCCGTATTGTCCAATTAAGTAA